In Macrobrachium rosenbergii isolate ZJJX-2024 chromosome 6, ASM4041242v1, whole genome shotgun sequence, a genomic segment contains:
- the LOC136839202 gene encoding sialin-like isoform X1, which produces MPNEVQIPRPRWWTPRIRYVVTVLGMVGCSVDYLVRYGLSVAIVAMVNNNDNATMNAEESCPVVIVQDQNNDTDTSTYEEHFNWSGYEQSVILGTFFWGYFMTKSSGGRISELFGAREVMAVSLFSSGILSMMCPFMAHVHPLALAGVRFFMGLVQGPAFPALYFVIAKWAPPDELATMVTVAYSGMSVGSLIALGGSGYIVSVLGWQWVFYGGGILAILWTPLWLFFVTNDPQQHPYISKYEQELLLVNESIQPKHSVPWRKLMTCWRYYPSILGEVATSWLANITTTEGPTFLTAKFGMNMNQVSRVLTTMQIGSWIGAFTFGRISDNLNKHLLSKLNTRRVIHCSGTVLITMGTLGIVLSGCNSLAVSAMMVILTIGSSCSLSTYTLSPMDIAPNYAGTLSGLLGIGNISGFVAPVVTNALITQSGSWASSILLAGGVYLVSGILYVMLTTTEIQDWNYYEEIPSSDVESGRS; this is translated from the exons ATGCCGAACGAAGTCCAGATTCCGCGGCCAA GATGGTGGACTCCTCGAATCCGGTACGTCGTGACGGTCCTGGGAATGGTGGGCTGCAGTGTCGACTATCTGGTCAGATACGGTTTGAGCGTCGCTATCGTAGCCATGGTCAACAACAACGACAATGCAACCATGAATGCGGAAGAATCCTGTCCCGTAGTCATTGTGCAAGACCAGAATAATGACACTGACACCtcg ACTTACGAAGAACATTTCAACTGGAGCGGCTACGAGCAAAGCGTTATCCTCGGAACATTTTTCTGGGGGTATTTTATGACCAAAAGTTCAG GAGGACGTATAAGCGAATTATTCGGAGCGCGGGAAGTTATGGCCGTTTCGTTGTTCAGCTCTGGGATCCTAAGCATGATGTGCCCTTTCATGGCCCACGTCCACCCTTTGGCCCTGGCTGGTGTGAGGTTCTTCATGGGTCTTGTCCAAGGGCCTGCCTTCCCTGCTCTGTACTTCGTCATTGCCAAATGGGCTCCGCCCGACGAACTGGCTACTATGGTTACAGTCGCTTACTCAG GTATGTCCGTTGGCAGTCTCATAGCCCTCGGAGGATCAGGCTACATAGTCAGCGTGTTGGGTTGGCAATGGGTATTCTACGGTGGGGGAATCTTGGCCATTCTGTGGACGCCCCTTTGGCTGTTCTTCGTGACCAACGACCCTCAGCAGCACCCTTACATCTCGAAATACGAACAGGAGCTTCTGCTGGTCAACGAGTCCATCCAACCTAAG CACTCCGTTCCATGGCGGAAACTCATGACATGCTGGAGATATTACCCGAGCATTTTAGGGGAAGTGGCGACATCTTGGCTGGCGAACATCACGACGACAGAAGGACCTACTTTCCTTACAGCTAAG TTTGGAATGAACATGAACCAAGTGAGCAGGGTTTTGACAACGATGCAAATTGGTTCCTGGATCGGCGCCTTCACGTTCGGCAGGATTTCCGACAACCTGAACAAGCACCTGCTATCTAAGCTCAATACCAGAAGGGTTATTCACTGCTCAG GTACAGTTCTCATAACAATGGGAACTCTGGGGATTGTACTGAGCGGCTGCAATTCGTTGGCCGTGTCAGCCATGATGGTGATTCTGACAATAGGCAGCTCTTGTTCACTATCGACCTATACCCTCTCTCCTATGGACATCGCCCCTAACTATGCAG GTACACTCTCTGGTCTTTTGGGAATTGGAAACATCAGCGGATTTGTAGCACCTGTTGTTACAAATGCATTGATTACACAG agTGGCAGCTGGGCCTCTTCCATTCTCTTAGCAGGTGGCGTCTATCTTGTCTCTGGAATCCTCTACGTTATGCTAACGACCACTGAAATCCAGGACTGGAATTATTACGAAGAAATCCCAAGTTCAGATGTCGAATCAGGTCGATCCTAA
- the LOC136839202 gene encoding sialin-like isoform X2, translating into MPNEVQIPRPRWWTPRIRYVVTVLGMVGCSVDYLVRYGLSVAIVAMVNNNDNATMNAEESCPVVIVQDQNNDTDTSTYEEHFNWSGYEQSVILGTFFWGYFMTKSSGGRISELFGAREVMAVSLFSSGILSMMCPFMAHVHPLALAGVRFFMGLVQGPAFPALYFVIAKWAPPDELATMVTVAYSGMSVGSLIALGGSGYIVSVLGWQWVFYGGGILAILWTPLWLFFVTNDPQQHPYISKYEQELLLVNESIQPKHSVPWRKLMTCWRYYPSILGEVATSWLANITTTEGPTFLTAKFGMNMNQVSRVLTTMQIGSWIGAFTFGRISDNLNKHLLSKLNTRRVIHCSGTLSGLLGIGNISGFVAPVVTNALITQSGSWASSILLAGGVYLVSGILYVMLTTTEIQDWNYYEEIPSSDVESGRS; encoded by the exons ATGCCGAACGAAGTCCAGATTCCGCGGCCAA GATGGTGGACTCCTCGAATCCGGTACGTCGTGACGGTCCTGGGAATGGTGGGCTGCAGTGTCGACTATCTGGTCAGATACGGTTTGAGCGTCGCTATCGTAGCCATGGTCAACAACAACGACAATGCAACCATGAATGCGGAAGAATCCTGTCCCGTAGTCATTGTGCAAGACCAGAATAATGACACTGACACCtcg ACTTACGAAGAACATTTCAACTGGAGCGGCTACGAGCAAAGCGTTATCCTCGGAACATTTTTCTGGGGGTATTTTATGACCAAAAGTTCAG GAGGACGTATAAGCGAATTATTCGGAGCGCGGGAAGTTATGGCCGTTTCGTTGTTCAGCTCTGGGATCCTAAGCATGATGTGCCCTTTCATGGCCCACGTCCACCCTTTGGCCCTGGCTGGTGTGAGGTTCTTCATGGGTCTTGTCCAAGGGCCTGCCTTCCCTGCTCTGTACTTCGTCATTGCCAAATGGGCTCCGCCCGACGAACTGGCTACTATGGTTACAGTCGCTTACTCAG GTATGTCCGTTGGCAGTCTCATAGCCCTCGGAGGATCAGGCTACATAGTCAGCGTGTTGGGTTGGCAATGGGTATTCTACGGTGGGGGAATCTTGGCCATTCTGTGGACGCCCCTTTGGCTGTTCTTCGTGACCAACGACCCTCAGCAGCACCCTTACATCTCGAAATACGAACAGGAGCTTCTGCTGGTCAACGAGTCCATCCAACCTAAG CACTCCGTTCCATGGCGGAAACTCATGACATGCTGGAGATATTACCCGAGCATTTTAGGGGAAGTGGCGACATCTTGGCTGGCGAACATCACGACGACAGAAGGACCTACTTTCCTTACAGCTAAG TTTGGAATGAACATGAACCAAGTGAGCAGGGTTTTGACAACGATGCAAATTGGTTCCTGGATCGGCGCCTTCACGTTCGGCAGGATTTCCGACAACCTGAACAAGCACCTGCTATCTAAGCTCAATACCAGAAGGGTTATTCACTGCTCAG GTACACTCTCTGGTCTTTTGGGAATTGGAAACATCAGCGGATTTGTAGCACCTGTTGTTACAAATGCATTGATTACACAG agTGGCAGCTGGGCCTCTTCCATTCTCTTAGCAGGTGGCGTCTATCTTGTCTCTGGAATCCTCTACGTTATGCTAACGACCACTGAAATCCAGGACTGGAATTATTACGAAGAAATCCCAAGTTCAGATGTCGAATCAGGTCGATCCTAA
- the LOC136839203 gene encoding sodium/potassium-transporting ATPase subunit beta-like, which produces MSKTPNSKMPEYSGKDVDLRRPPTSQPSAAPPAFYDRGVEWRTFLWNPKTKEFLGRNAQSWGKITAFYVVFYAFLAGYFAFMMTVLYHTLEDDRPKYTSHGGQSILKAPGLGMRPDYRPSDLYHLMEYDPNNEDSYVEYVNSINNLLAGYDGSSDNIPDCKTKLNIPCGFDVTSLRNSQSTWDATTWGYSAASPVVILKLNKVFDWVPKPYNANADALPEGLRNYINETMDVTAQPQMVWVWCETKEEGVSFTYTPYAGFPVYYYPFVNQQGFLSPLVAVHIKDLPAETEVRVSCEAYAKNVKEETLLFTWKVKQDPH; this is translated from the exons ATGTCGAAAACTCCGAACAGTAAGATGCCCGAGTATTCTGGAAAGGATGTCGATCTCAGACGTCCTCCTACTTCGCAGCCTTCTGCTGCCCCGCCGGCGTTTTACGACCGAGGTGTGGAATGGCGGAcgtttttgtggaatccgaaaacTAAGGAATTCCTAGGACGCAACGCCCAGTCTTGGG GAAAGATCACAGCTTTCTACGTCGTCTTCTACGCCTTCCTGGCCGGCTACTTCGCCTTCATGATGACTGTTCTGTACCACACGCTCGAAGACGATCGCCCTAAGTACACATCACACGGAGGACAGTCCATTCTCAAAGCCCCAG GTCTGGGGATGCGACCAGATTATCGGCCTTCTGACCTGTACCATCTCATGGAGTACGACCCCAACAACGAGGACTCGTATGTGGAGTACGTGAACTCCATAAACAACCTACTTGCCG GTTACGACGGTAGTAGTGACAATATTCCAGACTGCAAAACGAAATTGAATATTCCCTGTGGTTTCGACGTAACCTCTCTACGAAATTCGCAGTCAACGTGGGATGCCACTACCTGGGGATACAGCGCGGCTTCACCTGTGGTCATCTTGAAGTTGAATAAG GTCTTCGATTGGGTTCCAAAGCCTTACAACGCCAATGCTGATGCCCTCCCAGAGGGACTCAGGAACTACATCAACGAGACCATGGACGTCACAGCACAGCCTCAG ATGGTGTGGGTATGGTGCGAGACTAAGGAAGAAGGGGTGAGCTTTACCTACACTCCTTATGCCGGTTTCCCGGTTTATTACTACCCCTTCGTAAACCAGCAAGGGTTCTTGTCTCCCCTAGTGGCTGTGCATATTAAAGATCTTCCTG CTGAGACCGAGGTGAGAGTCTCTTGCGAAGCCTACGCCAAAAACGTCAAAGAAGAAACTCTTCTGTTCACCTGGAAAGTGAAACAAGATCCACATTAA